One Lacipirellulaceae bacterium DNA window includes the following coding sequences:
- a CDS encoding FG-GAP-like repeat-containing protein, with protein MRFFSKKAVGLTARKFRAERLEDRLLMSVNEGSFAPGGDFDGNQLVDGNDLAVWTADYGSTDDLAADADCNGLIEGQDFLAWQRNFGRELNTDFDFGDAPASYGTTLADDGARHLATGPTLGATRDGDFDGVPSGQADADGADEDGIIFTDPIQVGALGVSAFVDVFGAEGQATKLDAWIDFNGDGSFGGFGEQIFASLELAGGPDGRRLLRFDVPSFAVAGEQIARFRLSTEGDLGPTGAAADGEVEDYVVTILGPTASTGLFQDQPAISDSETGASSVSAADIDGDRDIDVVSSRGNTLVWHQNLGSGIAFTEHIIDDTFDANVSASIAADLDGDGDIDVISATNFQNGVTNRGVFWHENDGSDNFTRRGVSNAGVVNRVESLFVSDVDGDGDQDILAITNSTNGNNISVLVNDGSQSFSVQAVGAASFGRSVFAADVDSDGDIDVLSASRNDDKVAWFENQGGLSFQEHVLTTSANGAASVFAVDLDGDGDTDVISASNQDSTVAWFENDGEQNFTEREISTNDRGTFAVFAADFDGDGDIDVLSSATANGELALHVNDGNENFAKRSFGSGLANARRIFAADIDGDGDLDALAASATPGSTVSWFENQVLEGQPEVVFDNGAGGVNTPGQVFADSPGDRLNADDVTLAETTLVTSIAWNGRYANFLEDNAPSELDDFTIAIYADADGSPASGQPLAEFNVGNAVGRTPTDRNFVFSYEADINFLMEAGVRYWVSLRNNTPDDPASFQWLVDPDLTNNVHFSSDGGATWLFQGQQADFRLSGVTLNQQAASLSSQTAIESDLTERESDTQDEALLLYLEEADAVEAFGI; from the coding sequence ATGCGATTTTTTTCGAAGAAGGCCGTTGGTCTCACAGCAAGAAAGTTCCGCGCCGAGCGGCTCGAGGATCGGCTGCTGATGTCGGTGAACGAAGGAAGCTTCGCGCCGGGGGGCGATTTCGACGGCAACCAGCTTGTTGATGGCAATGATTTGGCCGTATGGACAGCCGACTACGGCTCGACCGACGATCTGGCCGCGGATGCCGACTGCAATGGTCTGATCGAAGGTCAGGACTTTTTGGCATGGCAACGAAACTTCGGACGCGAACTCAACACGGACTTCGACTTCGGCGACGCTCCGGCATCGTATGGCACGACCCTGGCCGACGATGGTGCACGGCATCTCGCCACGGGTCCGACACTCGGAGCCACTCGCGATGGGGACTTCGACGGGGTGCCCTCCGGCCAGGCCGACGCGGACGGCGCCGACGAAGACGGCATCATTTTCACTGACCCGATTCAAGTCGGCGCCCTCGGCGTGAGTGCGTTCGTCGATGTGTTCGGGGCAGAGGGGCAGGCGACTAAGCTCGACGCGTGGATCGACTTCAACGGCGACGGATCGTTCGGCGGCTTCGGCGAACAGATTTTTGCGTCGCTCGAGTTGGCGGGGGGGCCAGATGGCAGGCGGTTGCTTCGGTTCGATGTGCCGAGCTTCGCCGTCGCCGGTGAGCAGATCGCGCGGTTCCGCTTGAGCACCGAGGGCGACCTGGGGCCGACGGGCGCTGCCGCTGACGGAGAGGTGGAGGACTACGTCGTGACGATTCTCGGGCCAACCGCATCGACCGGCCTCTTCCAAGATCAGCCAGCGATCTCCGATTCGGAAACGGGCGCAAGCAGCGTGTCGGCGGCCGACATCGATGGTGATCGCGATATTGATGTCGTGTCTTCGCGCGGCAACACCTTGGTCTGGCACCAAAACTTGGGCTCCGGCATCGCCTTCACCGAACACATCATTGACGACACCTTTGACGCCAACGTGTCGGCGTCGATCGCCGCCGACCTCGATGGCGATGGCGATATCGACGTCATCTCGGCGACCAACTTTCAAAACGGCGTAACCAATCGTGGTGTCTTCTGGCACGAGAACGATGGCAGCGATAACTTCACGCGTCGCGGAGTCTCTAACGCCGGCGTCGTCAATCGGGTAGAGAGCCTGTTTGTCTCCGACGTCGACGGCGACGGTGACCAAGACATCCTCGCGATCACCAATTCCACGAACGGCAACAACATTTCCGTGCTGGTGAACGACGGCTCGCAGAGCTTCTCCGTTCAGGCTGTTGGCGCGGCGAGCTTCGGCCGAAGCGTTTTCGCGGCGGACGTGGATTCCGATGGCGACATCGACGTTCTCTCTGCTTCGCGAAACGACGACAAGGTCGCGTGGTTCGAGAATCAGGGAGGACTCAGCTTCCAAGAGCACGTGCTCACGACGAGCGCCAACGGCGCCGCAAGCGTATTTGCCGTGGACCTCGACGGCGACGGCGACACCGACGTGATCAGCGCGTCGAACCAAGACAGCACGGTCGCCTGGTTCGAGAACGACGGTGAGCAGAACTTCACCGAGCGGGAGATTTCGACGAACGACCGCGGGACGTTCGCCGTGTTCGCCGCCGACTTTGATGGCGACGGGGACATCGACGTACTCAGCAGTGCGACGGCCAACGGGGAGCTTGCCTTGCACGTGAATGACGGCAACGAGAACTTCGCGAAGCGCAGTTTTGGCTCAGGCCTTGCCAATGCCCGCCGGATCTTCGCCGCCGATATTGATGGCGATGGCGATCTCGACGCCCTGGCCGCATCGGCGACGCCGGGCAGCACCGTGTCGTGGTTTGAGAACCAAGTACTCGAGGGCCAGCCCGAAGTCGTCTTCGATAACGGCGCGGGCGGCGTCAACACTCCCGGCCAAGTCTTCGCCGATTCGCCGGGGGACCGGCTGAACGCCGACGACGTGACGCTCGCGGAAACGACGCTGGTGACCTCGATCGCTTGGAACGGTCGCTACGCGAACTTCCTGGAAGACAATGCCCCCTCTGAGCTAGACGACTTCACCATTGCGATCTACGCCGACGCCGACGGCAGCCCGGCGAGTGGCCAGCCGCTTGCGGAGTTCAACGTCGGCAACGCTGTGGGCCGCACGCCCACCGACCGCAACTTTGTCTTTTCCTACGAAGCCGACATCAACTTCCTTATGGAGGCCGGCGTCCGCTACTGGGTCTCGCTGCGAAACAACACCCCCGACGACCCGGCCAGCTTTCAATGGTTGGTTGATCCCGACCTCACGAATAACGTCCATTTCTCTAGCGACGGCGGCGCCACGTGGCTGTTTCAGGGCCAGCAGGCCGACTTCCGGCTGTCTGGGGTGACGCTGAATCAGCAGGCGGCATCTCTATCGTCTCAAACAGCGATTGAGTCTGATTTGACAGAGCGGGAATCCGACACGCAAGACGAGGCGCTGCTGCTCTACCTGGAAGAGGCGGATGCCGTTGAGGCCTTCGGGATATAA
- a CDS encoding FG-GAP-like repeat-containing protein, which yields MTHKPRSHSAPAHRRRLSLEQLESRHMLTAVPFGPEQLIDTNEATDTLIIMADLDGDGDLDQLAADDGVFWYENTDGAGTFGSAQTIATAAQANNVRGLDVGDVDRDGDLDVFASSVSDDKVQWFENFGPNFFSSPKLIFSHSSVGASVKLVDDDGDGDLDVLFDGNVGRYENNGSGGFTPSGSGLSADYITTTDSNQGGQLYIITADLSANTITLDAGGTTASVPLNAPRNLTAADLDGDGFTDVIATSGTDGDLVWYNNHGTTGNFFQGNPFKKTIDSGLTGAYDVTVGDLDADGDLDLLASGRSGSGTIAWYENGGESDPTFTRHVLEMPPTAEDVAIGDIDNDGDLDVSYVSSNNNRRVWRANLAIHSGITINSQAEVTIDGIFFGAVSVTTADIDGDGDLDVLGAADNAGDITWWENTAGNGSAWTEHTIDSSYDRARSVTTADVDGDGDLDVLGAAQRADDITWWENTVGDGSAWAEHTIDGSFNGAASVRTADVDGDGDLDVLGAAFAADDITWWENTASDGSAWTEHTIDGSFDGSTSVTTADVDGDGDLDVLGAAVRANDITWWENRRAQFSLNTSDTAPAQILPGDESELLKIDFTHLGRSGDAAAQLESVQLRIETSSGTALTTAEANAVIDRLVLYRDDDDNGVFNAPIDTAISSVDNLTLTNGLLSLSLPSGVGTVAVLAATTRSYLVVAEFPTNAGAAPETSFRLVHQTTGATTTSATYFDQTDPLLSLPQANVTSSTVTVAPLLATSITRLDPTPTNAGSVSYSVVFDRDAIGVSVDDFSLTTTGDVAGNVSQVVQGTPSSYTVTVDNITGTGTLRLDLEDDDTIVDPNGNPLGNFGVGNGDFEGEVYMIDNMLPQVLSIVRLDEISFPPFFLTFWVTFNKSVTGVDVTDFQIATTGTATGTILRVDEQQPFSYLVDIENIAGAGTLGLNLIDDDSIFDTVDPTPLPLGGVGTGNGDATGQVFTLPAGDFDTDDDVDGFDFLTWQRGFGVTSGATVADGDANNDGAVNGFDLALWKTNYGQTQSIVAAASSPSTEEPIADRSELIDAALEMALHDIDNRVEAIVPRQVPPILTEVRQLESAVRHFVSFSDDTPVETLSQQADDRSPEGPQEWLSEELLESVFAEK from the coding sequence ATGACTCATAAGCCGCGATCACACTCTGCGCCTGCCCATCGACGTCGCCTCAGTCTCGAACAGCTCGAATCGCGTCACATGCTCACGGCTGTGCCATTTGGCCCGGAGCAATTGATTGATACCAACGAGGCCACCGACACCCTCATCATTATGGCCGATCTCGACGGCGATGGGGACCTCGACCAGTTGGCGGCCGACGACGGCGTGTTCTGGTACGAGAACACCGACGGGGCGGGCACGTTTGGCTCGGCACAAACGATTGCCACGGCTGCACAAGCCAACAACGTCCGCGGACTCGACGTGGGAGACGTCGATCGCGATGGCGATCTCGATGTGTTCGCCTCGTCTGTCTCGGACGATAAGGTGCAGTGGTTTGAAAATTTTGGTCCCAACTTTTTTAGTTCTCCTAAACTCATTTTTTCGCACAGCAGCGTTGGCGCGTCTGTCAAGTTGGTCGACGATGACGGCGATGGCGATCTGGACGTCCTGTTCGACGGCAATGTGGGCAGGTATGAAAACAACGGCTCGGGCGGCTTCACACCGTCAGGGTCTGGCTTGAGTGCCGACTATATTACGACGACCGATTCTAATCAGGGTGGGCAACTGTATATCATTACTGCCGACTTGAGCGCAAACACCATTACTCTCGATGCTGGGGGAACAACGGCGAGCGTTCCTCTGAATGCCCCACGCAACCTAACTGCCGCGGACCTTGACGGTGATGGTTTCACAGACGTCATCGCCACTTCCGGTACCGATGGCGATTTAGTCTGGTACAACAACCATGGCACTACAGGAAATTTCTTTCAAGGAAATCCTTTCAAAAAGACTATCGATAGCGGACTCACCGGTGCCTATGACGTGACCGTGGGCGATTTGGACGCAGATGGCGATCTCGACCTGCTGGCCAGCGGGCGCAGCGGTTCGGGGACGATTGCCTGGTATGAGAACGGCGGCGAGAGCGATCCCACGTTCACTCGCCACGTCCTGGAAATGCCGCCAACTGCCGAGGATGTCGCAATAGGCGACATCGATAACGATGGTGATTTGGACGTCAGCTATGTCTCCTCCAATAACAACCGCCGCGTCTGGCGAGCGAATCTGGCGATTCACTCGGGGATCACGATCAATTCGCAAGCAGAAGTAACCATTGACGGCATTTTTTTTGGTGCAGTATCCGTAACAACAGCAGACATCGACGGGGACGGCGATCTCGATGTCCTCGGAGCTGCAGATAATGCTGGTGACATCACTTGGTGGGAAAACACCGCCGGCAATGGCTCGGCTTGGACCGAACATACTATCGACAGCAGCTATGATCGCGCTAGATCTGTAACCACGGCGGACGTGGACGGGGACGGCGATCTCGATGTCCTCGGAGCTGCACAGCGGGCCGATGACATCACTTGGTGGGAGAACACCGTCGGCGATGGCTCGGCCTGGGCCGAGCATACCATTGACGGCAGTTTCAACGGTGCTGCTTCCGTCAGGACGGCGGATGTGGACGGGGACGGCGATCTCGATGTCCTCGGAGCGGCATTTGCTGCCGATGACATCACTTGGTGGGAGAACACCGCCAGCGATGGCTCGGCCTGGACCGAGCATACCATCGACGGCAGTTTTGATGGTTCTACTTCCGTAACCACGGCGGACGTGGACGGGGACGGTGATCTCGATGTCCTCGGAGCCGCAGTTCGTGCTAATGACATCACCTGGTGGGAGAACCGCCGTGCGCAGTTCAGTTTGAATACTTCCGATACTGCACCAGCGCAGATTTTACCCGGTGATGAGAGCGAGCTGTTGAAGATTGACTTTACCCATTTGGGACGGAGCGGCGATGCCGCTGCGCAGTTGGAATCAGTGCAGCTCCGCATCGAGACAAGCAGTGGTACGGCTTTGACAACCGCTGAGGCCAATGCGGTGATTGACCGACTGGTTCTCTATCGAGACGACGATGATAATGGTGTCTTTAACGCCCCAATTGACACCGCTATTAGCTCTGTTGACAACTTGACGCTGACCAATGGGTTGCTCTCACTTTCACTTCCCTCGGGCGTTGGCACCGTTGCTGTGCTCGCAGCTACTACTCGTTCTTATCTCGTTGTCGCCGAGTTTCCCACCAATGCGGGGGCTGCTCCAGAAACGAGTTTTCGCCTGGTTCATCAAACAACAGGAGCAACAACAACTTCGGCAACGTATTTCGACCAAACCGATCCGTTATTGTCTCTTCCTCAGGCAAACGTAACCTCGTCGACGGTCACTGTGGCGCCGCTATTGGCGACTTCGATCACACGGTTAGATCCCACTCCAACCAATGCAGGGAGCGTATCCTATTCAGTCGTCTTTGACCGCGATGCGATAGGCGTAAGCGTGGACGATTTTTCGTTGACAACCACGGGCGATGTAGCAGGAAATGTTTCGCAAGTTGTGCAAGGGACACCTTCCTCCTATACCGTGACAGTCGATAACATCACCGGCACTGGAACCCTGCGCCTCGACCTAGAAGACGATGATACAATTGTCGATCCTAATGGTAACCCGCTCGGTAACTTTGGCGTTGGCAACGGAGACTTCGAGGGCGAAGTCTACATGATCGATAACATGCTGCCGCAAGTGCTGAGCATCGTTCGCCTTGATGAGATATCATTCCCACCGTTTTTTCTGACCTTCTGGGTAACCTTCAACAAATCGGTTACGGGCGTCGATGTCACTGATTTCCAGATTGCGACGACTGGAACCGCCACCGGAACGATTCTCCGCGTTGATGAACAGCAGCCCTTTTCCTACCTGGTCGATATCGAGAACATTGCCGGCGCTGGAACCCTTGGTCTGAATCTGATCGACGACGATTCGATCTTCGACACGGTCGATCCCACACCGTTGCCGCTCGGCGGAGTCGGCACAGGCAATGGCGATGCGACCGGCCAAGTCTTCACGTTGCCGGCGGGCGACTTCGACACTGACGATGACGTAGATGGCTTCGACTTCCTCACCTGGCAACGCGGCTTCGGCGTCACCAGCGGTGCCACCGTAGCCGACGGCGATGCCAACAACGATGGGGCCGTCAACGGCTTTGATCTTGCGTTATGGAAGACCAATTACGGACAGACGCAATCGATCGTCGCGGCAGCGAGCAGTCCTTCAACAGAAGAACCAATTGCGGATCGCTCGGAGCTAATCGATGCTGCCTTAGAAATGGCACTGCATGACATTGACAATCGCGTCGAAGCAATCGTTCCAAGGCAAGTCCCTCCTATACTCACAGAAGTGAGACAATTGGAATCAGCTGTCCGTCACTTCGTGTCCTTTTCAGATGACACTCCCGTAGAGACCCTTTCTCAGCAAGCTGACGACCGATCACCCGAAGGGCCGCAGGAGTGGCTCTCTGAGGAATTGCTGGAATCCGTGTTCGCAGAGAAATAG
- a CDS encoding anthranilate synthase component I family protein, with translation MLETFQLPLAEPLPAKLTAEQVFVRLAGLEHLVFFDSALQGEKTGRYSFLAVDPFHWFTIPANGSDALSELARVAQPFEAKNRDDLPPFQGGIAGLASYDLSRSLERIAPPTYDDLPVPALAVGLYDLVFAFDHDTGQSWIISQGFPETDFADRHQRAEARLAEAKQWLRDPRPHSVSSPTQTPNSQLAPQHSIQGETVTSNFTKDQFCACIQHGIDYIYAGDCFQVNLAQRLLAPATSSSVELYQRLRTRNAAPYACYLDLGDSQICSASPECFLTVRTGTEGQRQVETRPIKGTRGRSPNAVADLFTGDDLLASEKDRAENVMIVDLLRNDLSRVCKPESVHVAKLFELETYAFVKHLTSVVRGELQEGITPLDLLRASFPGGSITGAPKVRAMEIIAELEPTARGAYCGSLFYQGFDGTFDSNILIRTVTASQGWWQLPVGGGITAQSDPEDEYRETWHKARGLLEALS, from the coding sequence ATGCTAGAGACCTTCCAACTCCCACTAGCTGAACCCCTCCCCGCAAAGCTCACCGCGGAGCAGGTCTTCGTACGGCTTGCCGGTCTTGAGCATCTTGTTTTCTTCGATAGCGCGCTGCAAGGCGAAAAGACGGGGCGTTATTCTTTTCTGGCGGTTGATCCCTTTCACTGGTTTACGATCCCCGCCAACGGTTCGGATGCACTCAGCGAACTGGCTCGGGTCGCGCAGCCATTCGAAGCGAAGAATCGCGACGACTTACCACCCTTTCAAGGCGGCATCGCAGGTCTAGCGAGTTACGATCTCTCCCGTAGCCTCGAAAGAATCGCCCCGCCCACGTACGACGATTTGCCGGTGCCTGCCCTGGCTGTTGGGCTCTACGATTTAGTGTTCGCGTTCGATCACGACACCGGCCAGAGTTGGATCATCTCGCAGGGTTTCCCCGAGACCGACTTTGCTGATAGGCACCAACGAGCTGAAGCTCGTCTGGCCGAAGCGAAGCAGTGGCTTCGTGATCCACGACCTCATTCGGTAAGTTCTCCAACACAAACTCCCAACTCGCAGCTCGCACCCCAACACTCCATCCAGGGCGAAACCGTCACCAGCAACTTTACCAAAGACCAATTCTGCGCGTGTATCCAGCACGGCATCGACTACATCTACGCCGGCGATTGCTTCCAAGTGAATCTCGCCCAGCGTTTGCTCGCCCCAGCAACCAGTTCTTCAGTTGAACTTTATCAGCGATTAAGAACGCGAAACGCCGCTCCTTATGCCTGTTACCTCGATCTGGGCGACTCACAAATCTGCAGCGCTTCGCCCGAGTGCTTTCTCACCGTCCGTACAGGAACGGAAGGACAGCGGCAGGTCGAAACGCGCCCCATCAAGGGCACCCGTGGGCGTTCGCCAAATGCCGTGGCCGATCTGTTCACCGGCGACGACTTACTTGCCAGTGAGAAAGATCGAGCTGAGAACGTGATGATCGTCGATCTCCTGCGTAACGATCTCTCACGCGTCTGCAAACCTGAAAGCGTCCACGTCGCGAAGCTCTTTGAGTTAGAAACTTACGCCTTTGTCAAACACCTCACTTCGGTCGTCCGCGGCGAACTGCAGGAAGGCATCACGCCCCTCGACCTCCTCCGCGCCAGCTTCCCAGGAGGCTCGATAACCGGCGCCCCCAAAGTCCGCGCGATGGAAATCATCGCCGAGCTCGAACCGACCGCCCGCGGCGCCTACTGCGGCTCGCTCTTCTACCAAGGCTTCGACGGCACGTTCGACTCGAATATCCTTATCCGCACCGTCACGGCAAGCCAAGGTTGGTGGCAACTCCCCGTCGGTGGCGGTATTACGGCGCAAAGCGACCCCGAGGACGAGTACCGTGAAACGTGGCACAAGGCGCGGGGATTGCTGGAAGCGCTAAGCTGA
- a CDS encoding DUF6513 domain-containing protein has product MSDSSSQREHYHFVTGRLAEHALKSIVAPLAAEVGFDYSVQVMPITVAALMSPAWIAKRLELPEQATQLLVPGYCEGDVQPLEAAAHCPIVIGPRDLRQLPTFFSRPAPPTEYGAYDLEIIAEINHCPRLELAEILEIARRHAENGADVIDVGCEPGAPWNGVGETVHALRDAGYRVSIDSLNPKEIAPAVAAGAELVLSINSTNREAAIDWGVEVIATPDVPATLEGLDETVDFLAREGVRLRIDPILEPIAFGFAKSLGRYLEIRQRYPDAEMMMGVGNLTELTDVDSAGVNTLLLGFCQEIGIRSILTTEVINWARTSVLECDLARRLMHHAVTQRVLPKHVEPRLVMLRDPEVVETTLNEIEQLASSIKDNNYRIFATDGEVHLVGNGLHLHDADPFTVMEQLRTSGPEGGLPKNLDAGHAFYLGYEMCKALTAITLGKTYQQDEPLNWGFATREETRHYLKRK; this is encoded by the coding sequence ATGTCCGATTCTTCTTCTCAACGCGAACACTACCACTTCGTCACCGGACGCTTGGCGGAACACGCGCTCAAGTCGATCGTCGCGCCGCTCGCTGCAGAAGTTGGATTCGACTACTCCGTCCAAGTCATGCCGATTACCGTCGCTGCATTGATGTCCCCCGCGTGGATCGCCAAGCGGCTTGAACTTCCTGAGCAGGCAACTCAACTTCTCGTCCCCGGTTACTGCGAGGGAGACGTGCAGCCGCTTGAAGCCGCCGCACATTGCCCCATCGTGATTGGCCCCCGCGATCTTCGCCAACTCCCGACTTTCTTCTCCCGCCCTGCCCCACCCACCGAATACGGCGCGTACGACCTGGAGATCATCGCCGAGATCAATCACTGCCCTCGATTAGAACTTGCGGAGATTCTGGAGATCGCAAGGCGTCATGCAGAGAATGGTGCCGACGTGATCGATGTCGGCTGCGAACCGGGCGCCCCCTGGAACGGTGTCGGCGAAACCGTCCACGCTTTGCGAGACGCCGGGTATCGCGTCTCGATTGACAGTCTCAACCCCAAAGAAATCGCCCCCGCCGTCGCCGCCGGTGCCGAGCTCGTCCTCAGCATCAACAGCACTAACCGCGAGGCGGCAATCGATTGGGGTGTGGAGGTGATCGCGACACCCGACGTTCCTGCCACTTTGGAAGGACTCGACGAGACGGTCGACTTTCTCGCCCGCGAAGGCGTCCGCCTACGAATCGATCCCATTCTCGAACCCATCGCTTTCGGCTTTGCTAAGAGTCTCGGACGGTATCTCGAAATTCGCCAGCGCTACCCTGACGCCGAGATGATGATGGGCGTCGGCAATCTTACCGAACTGACCGACGTAGATTCCGCCGGCGTCAACACGTTGCTCTTAGGCTTCTGCCAAGAAATCGGCATCCGCAGCATTCTCACGACCGAAGTCATTAACTGGGCCAGAACTAGCGTCCTCGAATGTGACCTCGCCCGTCGACTAATGCACCATGCCGTCACGCAGCGGGTGCTGCCCAAGCACGTCGAACCACGGTTGGTGATGCTTCGCGATCCTGAAGTCGTCGAAACTACTTTGAATGAAATCGAACAACTTGCCAGTTCGATTAAGGACAATAACTACCGCATCTTCGCCACCGACGGCGAAGTCCACCTTGTAGGCAACGGACTGCACCTCCACGATGCCGACCCTTTCACCGTGATGGAGCAACTACGCACTTCCGGCCCAGAAGGTGGCCTGCCAAAAAACCTCGACGCCGGCCACGCGTTCTACCTGGGCTACGAAATGTGCAAAGCCCTCACGGCGATAACCCTAGGCAAAACCTACCAACAAGACGAGCCCCTCAACTGGGGATTCGCCACCCGAGAAGAAACTCGCCACTATTTGAAGCGGAAATAG